In Acidobacteriota bacterium, the DNA window CAGACAGATGAACGAAATTCGCCTTGGTATCAATCCAGTTCCTGTTCCCGCATGACCTTCATTGGTGAAGGCCAGCGCATCTTAAATCAATGCTGTAAATCTGGGAAGATTTGCCGGAGTAGGCCAATGAAAAAACCGCAAATGCCGCCAAACGAAAATTGCTCAACTCACAATACAGTTTCTCTTGATATGACAGGAGTGGATTTCAGTGGATGCAAGCCAAACCGCTTTGCACGCAGACGGCCTGGCTTGCATTATCGGCGTCAAAACTTTGTCCGGCGCGTTGTGACAGATAAGAGAAACGGCTGGTAAAAGATTTAGGTCGAGTTGAACGCATTTTGATAGTCGCCAGCCTTTAGCACAATGGCATTAAGTTAAGCAACTATGGCTTAAAGCCCTGAAAGGGCGGCATTGAGTAGCACAGGGCAACGCCCTGTGTGACGCAGATCAGAAGTTCAAGCCCTGAAAGGGCGCAATAATCTCCCCAATGACGCCCTTTCAGGGCTTGGGAAATTTTACGATACGTCACCAGTGGCGTTGCCATTGGCTATTAAATCATGCCCTTTCAGGGCAATGGCATTGAATTAAGCGATACACGGTGATGTTCAGAGTTCACGCTTCAGCGTGGTGACAAAGTTTCTACACGCTGAAGCGTGAACTCTGAACCTTAATTCAATGCCATTGCCCTTTCAGGGCTTTTCAGGCTTAACTTAACGTCATTGGCCTTTAGCACCTGATAGTCCTGTTCATAACACCAACTGGGTTGCTGTTATTTGGCTGAAACCACACCGCTAAACGCACCGTTGTTGGTATTGCCTTCAACAGTGTTGTTTTTGCGCGTAAAGATTCCGCCGCCTTCGACGTTCACGCCGATTTCGTTGTCGGTCAGAGTGCAATTCGAGACCCGGACAACGGCTGTGCTGACCGAAGTCACGCCTTCGTTATTATGCGTGGAAAGGCAACTGTCCAGGTTCAGCGTGCCGTTGACGACCGCTTCAAATCCGGAGCGAACATTGAACGTCGAAACCGAATTACTGACCGTTCCGCGCGAGTACTGGCCAATCACCAGGCCCCGGTCGTTGTCTTCAAAGCGGCAGTTTTCAACGGCGACTTTGGCGATTCCAGAGCGAGCCGCACTGCCAACCTCAACCAGCAAACCTTCGCTGTGGTTTCGACGCACAGCCGTGTTTTTGACGAACAATTGCTGAACTCCCAGCGTGACGCTGTGAGTTTCCAAAATTCCGATGTTGGCAAAGCCTTCGACTGTGCAATCTTCAATGTAAAGCGTGCCCGGTGTGCTGAAGTAAATTCCCATCGAAGCCACACCGTTTCCCCTGACGGTTAATCCGCGCAATACGGCCTTGTCAGTTGACGCGAGGGCAACAGACACGGTTCCGACCACTCCGGCAGAAACGCCCGGAGCCGCGCTGACCGTCGCCGTTTTCGCCACCGTGAAAGGCTGGTAGTCGCCGGAATCAATGGCGACGACTTCCCCTCCGGCGGCAATGGCATTCAGCGCCTGGTTGAATGTGCGACAAGGCGCGGCAACGGTGCACGGATTGGCATCGTTGCCGTTTTTGGCGGAAACAAACGCTTGTGACTGAGCCTGAGCGAGGATCACAAAAGAAATCATGGCGATGAAAACCAGAGTTGTGTTGAAGACAAATTTTGCTTTGAACATCTATTTTCCCCTTTCAAAAAAAGCTGATGACTGTTTTTGCCATTCGGCGACCGACCCAGCCTTGTCGGGCGGTTTGCCAATAGCCTTACCTGAATTGCCAAGAGCGGCTTGCCGCTCAATGCGAGGCGCAAAGTACTCAAAACGGTTTTTTGAAATCTTTAGCTGGACGTGAATTTGAGTTGAAAGTTTTTTGAAACGGCGTGTTTGTCACTTCGGATGGTTGGGCTACAATGCAAATCATCTTAATAAACAGCTTTTGCTCCGTTGCGCGGCGGAGCGTTCCGTAGAGCGAGGCGTTGATCACTAAGAAATCAAAGGGTTTTCTTCGATTGGGAAAAGACGATGCCTAAAGAGGTGAGGTATGTTTACGAGTTCGGCCCGTTCCGGCTTGATCCGGCAGAACGCTTGTTGGCGCGCGGTGACCAACTTCTTTCATTGACGCCGAAAGCGCTCGACACGTTAATTGCACTGGTCGAACACAGTCGTCACATCGTCACCAAAGAAGAATTGATGAACCGCGTCTGGCCGGATATTTACGTCGAAGAAACCAATCTGGCCCAACACATTTCCATGCTTCGCAAAATTTTGGGCGAACGCGAAGACGGCGGCCAGTACATCGAAACCGTTCCCAAACGGGGCTACCGGTTCGTCATCCCGGTCAAAAAGATCAAGGTATTGCCGACTGAAGCCAGTCTTGCCACCCGCATCCATTCCGCCGACAAAGCCGAGCGCGAACAAATTCATCAAACCAATGGCGGCATCGCTCCGCCGAAATCCAGATCATCGGCGCCAAAATCCATTCAACGCGACAATATCGCTCCCGGAACGAAATTTGGACGGTATGAGATCCTGTCTTTGATTGGCGCAGGTGGGATGGGTGAAGTGTATCTGGCGCGCGATACGCTGTTGGAGCGCAAAGTTGCCTTGAAGCTGCTGGCTGAACGTTTTACGGAAAACACCGACTGGCTGCGACGCTTTATGCGCGAAGCCAAAGCCGCCAGTTCGCTTAACCATCCGAACATCATCACTATCCACGAAGTCGGCGAAGTGGACGGCATTCATTACATCGCCACGGAATACATCGAGGGGAAAACGTTACGCCATAAACTGGCCGCCGGGCGACTGAAATTGCCGATGGCGTTGAACGTTGCCACGCAATTGGCCAACGCCCTGGCCGCGGCGCACACCGCCGGGATCATTCACCGCGATGTCAAACCGGAAAACGTCATGCTGCGCCCGGATGGATATATAAAGCTGCTGGATTTCGGATTGGCCAAACCGATCCAATCGTCTCCGCTCAAAGCCGAATCCACCAACGCGGCTCAACTCAACACCGACCCCGGAATCGTCATGGGGACGGTGAATTACATGTCGCCTGAACAGGCGCGCGGATATTCGGTGGATACGCGTAGCGATGTGTTCAGCCTGGGCGTGGTGCTGTACGAAATGCTGTCCGGGCGCGCGCCGTTTGAAGGCTCAACCAGCAGCGATGTCATTGTAGCCATTCTCGACCGCGAACCGGCGCGACTGTCGCAAAGCCTGGACCTCCCGGCGGAATTGGAACGCATCGTCAACAAAGCCCTGCGTAAGGACCGTGACGAACGCTATCAAACGATCAAGGACTTTCACCTGGATTTGAAAAGTCTGCTTCAGGAACTTGAGATGCGGTTGCGGATGGGCAATTCGTGGCCGCTCGACGATGTCAAAGAGAAAAGCTCTGAAGAAGTTCGGGTTCCGGCTCACACTGAGGTTGTCGGCGTCACCACGGCCGGTGGCCGCAAACACATCACCGAAAGCGAAGCAGAAATTGAAATTCCTGAGGTTCATTACACGCGCAGCGGCGAAGTCAACATCGCGTATCAAGTCATCGGCGATGCGCCGCTCGATCTGGTTTTTGTGATGGGATGGATTTCCCATCTGGAATACTTCTGGACGGAACCTTCTTTCGCACAATTTTTGCGACGGCTGGCGGCGTTTTCGCGCGTGATTTTGTTCGACAAACGCGGAACAGGATTGTCCGACCGTGTTCCGCTCGATCAACTGCCTACGTTGGAACAGCGGATGGACGATGTGCGCGCCGTGATGGAAGCCGTCGGCAGTGAGCGCGCCGTGCTGTGCGGAATTTCAGAAGGCGGCCCGATGTGCAGTTTGTTCGCAGCAACGTATCCGGAAAAAACCATTGCGATGGTGATGATTGGTTGTTACGCGCGCCGACTGAAAGGCGAAGGTTATCCGTGGGGGCCGACAGAGGCCGAACAGGAAGAATTTTTTGAAGTCATGCGACGCCACTGGGGTGGCCCGGTTGGGCTGGAGCGCCGCGCGCCGAGCGTCGCACATGATCCGGCATTCCGGGATTGGTGGGCGGCGTATTTACGGCGTGGAGCGAGTCCCGGCGCGGCATTGACTTTAACAAAGATGAATTCCCAGATTGATATCCGGCACGTGCTGCCAACAGTTCGTGTTCCCACGCTGGTTATCCATCGCACAGGCGATCAGTTATTCGATATTGCCGAAGGCCGGTATCTGGCTGAAAACATTCCCGGCGCAAAATTCGTCGAACTGCCCGGCGTAGACCATTTGCCGTTTGTCGGCGACCAGGAGGCGATCCTGGATGAGATTCAGGAATTTTTGACTGGCGTTCGTCATTCGGCGGAAATCGATCGCGTGCTGGCGACGGTGTTGGTCGCTCAAGTCGTTGAAGGAGGCGCGACCGATCAGCAATGGGAAGATTTGCTGTCGCGCCACAATTCTTTTGTCAAAAAAGAAGTCGAGATGTTCAAAGGTCGCGCGGTTGAAATCAACGACAATTATTTGCTGGCGACGTTTGACGGTCCGGCCAGAGCCATACGCGCCGCTGTCGCAATTCGCGCTTCGGCCATGCGGCTGGGATTAAAGCTGCAAACCGGATTGCACACTGGCGAATGCGACATGCTGGACGATCAAGTCAGTGGCCTGGCCGTGGAAATTGCAAAAGACATCGCCCTGCACGCCAAACTTGGCGAGGTATTGGCTTCCAGCACGGTCAAGGACCTGGTCGCGGGTTCCGGCATTCAATTCACCGAACGCGGCGCTCAAAAGTTGAAGGACAATTTGGGAGAATGGCGATTGTTTGCCGTCGAACGCGGCGCTTGAAACCTCGCTGACACTATTCCAATCAGGCAATTCACAATGAGAATTCTTCGTTTCACAAAATCCATTTTCTATCTGGCAGTAATTCTTGTTTCGACGACAGCGGCGGCGTTTGCTCAATGTGCAATGTGCAAGGCAAACATCGCCGGAGCCGAAAACGCCGCCGAAGTTTCTCGCACGATCAATCTTGGCGTATTGGTTTTGCTCATCCCGACCCTGGCCATCATTGGCGGGGTGGTTCGTTTAATCTTCAAATACCGTCATCTTTCCGGCAATTCTTATGTCCATTTCAGACCTTCCGACTCTCAACGCAATTCTGAATAGTATCAGCGCCATCCTGCTCACCATCGGTTATGGCTTCATCAAACAGAAAAACCGTAATGCACACCGCTTGTGCATGATTAGCGCCTTTGTGACCTCGTCGTTGTTTCTGATTTCCTATCTGGTTTATCACTACAACGTAGGCTCGGTCAGGTTCCAGGGACAGGGCGTGGTGCGAACCGTGTACTTCACCATTCTGTTGACGCACACGGTGCTGGCGGCGGTGATTGTTCCGTTGATCTTTGTCACCTTCGCGCGCGCGCTGAAGGGAAAATTCGACCGGCATCGGCGAATCGCACGCTGGACGCTGCCGTTGTGGCTGTATGTTTCGGTGACGGGCGTGGTGGTGTATCTGATGCTGTATCACCTGTATCCGGCAAGCTGAGCGGTCATTGCCATCAATCAATCTGCCCGGACGCGCGGCACAATCTGGCTCCGCACGGTTTCGATCAATTGTTCAATGTTGTCTTCGGTGTAAGCGGCAGTGCTGACCGGCGGCAGAATTTCCAGGTAAACATCGCCGGGAATGACCACCGTCGTTCCCTTGCGCGCCACTAACCGGGTGTCATTGATGACCACCGGCACAACCGGAACTCCGGCCTCCAGCGCCATGAAAAACACGCCTTTTTTAAATTCCTTCACGCGACCATCCACGGTCCGTGTTCCTTCGGGAAAGGCCATCAAACTGTAGCCTCGCTTCAATTCCGCCGCACCTCGTCGCGTGCTTTCAATCGCACTTTCGCGGTTGCTGCGATCAATCGGCACGACATGCGCCAACGGAAAGCCCTGTTTTATCACCGGAAATTTCGTCAACTCTTTTTTGGCAATCGCGCCAGTGATCGGTCCCAGGTAGGCAAACAGCAACGGCGGATCGAGATTGCTTTGATGGTTGGCTGCAAACACGTAGGCCTGTTTGGGATCAAGGTGCTCTCTGCCGCTGACGTGAACGCGCGCGCCAAACGACCAAATCCAAACCTTGCAACCGAACCTGGCAAAGGGGTGAACGAAATCTTCCACGCCAAACATGCGGCGCAGCACGTATCCAAGAAACACAACCGGAACGCCAAGAAACAGGAGCAGTAAAACGACGACGGTGAGAGTCCAGTAATAACGAAGCATCGGGTGAAGAAATTAAAGGGCAAAAGGCAAATAGCAAAGGTCAAAATTGGAGCAATTCGTTCCGCCTTTTGCCATTTGATTTTTGCCTTTTTGCCTTTCAGATGATTGTGCCGTCCGTGACGATGGCGTTTTTGGGAATAACAATGATGCCTTCCCGAATGAAGTAATTGCCGCCGTCGTGTTCCTGCAACGCGGCTTCGTTCAAAATGCGAACGTTCGACCCGATGCGGACATTTTTATCAATGATGGCGTTGCGGATGATGGTGTTTTCGCCAATTCCCATCCAGGGCAATCCATCTTTGCGGTCGTTGGCCAGTTCGGCCAGCGTTTGATAATAATCCGCGCCCATCATCAAGGTGTTTTCGACAACCGAGCCGCCTTCGATGCGCGAGCGAACGCCCAGCACTGACCGACTGATCGAAACCGAATTCAGGATGCAGCCTTCGGTTATGAGTGAATTGGTGATTGAACAGGAACCTTGAACCTTGGTGCTCGGCAAATAGCGCGGGCGGGTGAAAATCGGCGCATCGGCGTCGAACAGATTGAATTTCGGCACGACTGAAGCCATGTCCAGATTGGCGTTGTAAAACGAACGGATGGTTCCGATGTCTTCCCAGTATCCGGTAAACAAATATGCCTGGACGTTGTATTTGCCAATGGCCGCAGGAATGATTTCATGACCGAAATCCGTGTAAGACGTTCCTTTCAGCATCTCGCGTAGCGCAGAGTATTTGAAGACATAAACTCCCATTGAGGCGATAAACGGGCGCGCTTCGGCTTCTTCTTTGCTCAAACCGAGTTTGGAGGTATCAACTCGCATGGATTCCAGTTGATCGGCAGGCGGTTTTTCGCGGAACTCCAGAATTTTGCCCATATCGTCCGTCTTGAGCAGCCCAAAGCCGGAAGCGCGGGAATGATCGGTGGGCACGACTGAAAGCGTTACATCGGCGTTGGTCGCGCGATGATGCGCCAGAAACTTGCTGTAATCCATCTGGTATAAATGATCGCCGGAAAGGATCAGCACTTCGGCGGGATCAAAGTCTTCGATGTGCATCAACACCTGGCGAACCGCGTCGGCGGTTCCCTGAAACCAGTTTTTGTTTTCCGGCGTTTGTTCGGCGGCCAGAATTTCAACAAAGCCGTCCGAAAACCGGCTGAACCGATATGTCCTGGCAATATGCCGGTTCAGCGAAGCCGAATTGAATTGCGTGAGCACATAAATGTAATGCAACCCGGAGTTGATGCAATTGGATACCGTGATGTCTATCAACCGGTATTTGCCGCCCAGTGGCACCGCGGGTTTTGACCGTTGCTGAGTTAATGGATACAGGCGCGAACCTGCGCCGCCGCCCAGTATGATGGATAGGACTTGTTTGCCCATTAGGACTCCTTGCTGTTTTGGGATTGCGGATTTCGGATTGCGGAATGGAAGCAGCGAAGGCGGACAATTTGAATTACGTGTACTTCTTGCTCTTAAGACAATCCGCATTCCGCAATCTGCAATCCGCAATCGCCAATTGCTTGGCTCATCTGATTGACTAAGCTAAGCTTGAACGCAGTTGAGAATAAGTAAGCAAAGAAGGTTTTTCAAGATAAGTGAAACTTCAATCCATATTCCCGAACCCGCAATTCGCCATCAATACCGTCGCGCTGGAATCCACGGTCATCGCCCACGGCCTGCCTGCGCCGCACAATCTGGAAACCGCGCGGGCTTGTGAAACCGCCGTTCGCGAAACGGGCGCGCAGGCCGCAACTATTGGCATCATCGCCGGAGAACCGATCATCGGTTTGACGGAAGAACAAATTCAGGCCATCGCCAGCCGAGAGGATGTCGCCAAAGTAAACCTGGCCAACTTGGGCGCGGTTATTGCCCAGCGACGCTGGGGAGCGACAACGGTTGCTTCCAGTTTGTATTTCGCCGCCATTTCCGGAATTCGTGTGTTCGCGACAGGCGGCATCGGCGGCGTTCATCGCGGCGCGAGCGATAGTTTCGACATTTCGGCTGATCTGAACGCGCTGTCTCGCTTTCCGGTCGTCACAATTTGCGCCGGAGCCAAAGCCATTTTGGATTTGCCGAAAACCCTGGAAGTGTTGGAAACGCTGGGCGTGCCGATCGTCGGCTATCAAACCGATGAACTGCCCGCGTTTTATTCGCGGTCGAGCGGATTGAAACTTGACTTGCGCGCCGATTCGCCCGAAGAAGTCGCCTCCATTGCCGGTAGTCATTGGCGATTGGGATTTCCGACTTCGATTCTGGTCGTTGCGCCGGTTCCCATCGAAGACGAAGTTCCCGCCGCCGAAATCCGAGGGGAAATCGAAGACGCGCTGGCCACAGCCGCCGAAGCCGGGGTCACAGGCAAAGCTGTCACGCCGTTTTTACTGTCGCGCATCGCGGCCAATACAGAAGGCAGGGCGTTGAAAGCGAACAAAGCCTTGCTTAAAAACAACGCCTACATCGCCGGACAAATCGCCCGTGCATTTACCAATCAGGAGTCGAAATGAACCTTACAGACATTCGCCAACTTTTTGATTACACCGATTACGCCAACCATCTGGTGCTGGACGCCGCTGAAAAACTGACGGATGACCAATTGCGCCAGGATGTGAAAATCAGCCACGGTTCAATCTTCGGCACACTGGCTCACATGGCCGGAGCCGAATGGGTCTGGCTGTCGCGCTGGCAAGGCGTTTCGCCTTCGGAAATCTGGAATGACAAATCCTTTGCCGATTTGGCTGCCTTGCGTGCTCGCTGGGAACGGATTGAATCTGAACGCAGAGCCTTGCTCGAAACGCTGACGATGGATGCGCTGCACGCCGAGTTGAGCTATCGCAACGTCAAAGGCGATCCGTTCACCTTGCCGCTGATTGCGCAAATGCAACACGTCGTCAACCACGCCACGTTGCATCGCGGGCAAGTCGTGGGAATGATTCGCCAACTCGGCATCGCTCCGCCTGCAGTAGATTTGCTGTATTACCTGTTGGCGAAACACTAACCGTAGCGCAGGTTTTCCAACCTGCGCGGATTCGCCCAATTCAAATCTCTGAGCCGAACATTACTGCGCAGGTTGGAAAACCTGCGCCACAACGACCGTCGTGAAGATCACTGCCATCGCCCTCAATACATTCCGCGAATCGGTGCGCGACCGCGTGCTGTACAACCTGGTGTTGTTTGTCGCGCTGATTGTCGCGGCGGCTTCGGTCATTGGTCGCATCGCCGTCGGCCAGGAAGCCAAAATCATCATTGACGTCGGACTGTCCGCTACCTCAGTTTTTGGATTGCTGATTGCCATTTTCATCGGCATTGGGTTGGTATCGAAAGAAATCGAAAAGCGCACCATCGCCGTCATTTTGTCAAAACCCGTTCGCCGGTCGCAGTTCTTGTTGGGCAAGTATTTCGGCTTGTGCCTGACGCTGTTGGTCAACACGGCGGCAATGGCGTTGGCGGTGACGCTGGCGCTGATGTTTGCCAAAGGCGGATTCAGTTCCGTGCAATTGCGATTGTGGCCGGCGGCATATTTGATCTTTCTGGAACTGGCCGTGATGACCGCCGTCGCCTTGCTGTTTTCCTGCTTTTCGTCTCCGGCGCTGTCGGCGTTATTTACTTTGCTGATTTTTCTGATTGGCCGTTGGAGTCCTGACCTGAAACTGTTTGCCGAAACCGCGAATAACACCACAACGCGGATCATCAGCGGCGCGCTGTATCATCTGTTGCCCAATCTCGCAAATTTCAATTTCATCAACGAAGCCGCATACGGCGAATCAGTTCCTGCACGGTTCGTGGTCGGAAATACGATTTACGCTACATGTTACATCGCCGCGCTACTGATCGCCGCGGTGTTGATTTTTGAGCGGAGAAACTTCAAATGAAAATCAAAAGGCAAAACGCAAATATCAAAAATCAAAAGTTAAGAAATGAAAGTTCCGACTTTTTGCCTTTTGCCTTTTGCCTTTTGCCTTTTGATTTCTCGAAATGGATTCTGGTGTTCCTGCTGGCCTTTGGATTCAGCGTCTCGGCGCAAAATTGGCTGGACGCGCAAGACCGTTCGCCGTTGCTCCCTGAAGACACGCTTTACATTCGTTCGGGCGAAATTCTGAAACGCGCCAGTCTGGGTTTTACCGGCTTGATGGCCGACGCGTACTGGATCAACACCACGTTGTATTTCGGCGAAAAGTTTCGGCAACAACGGGAAGCCAACGGACTATTTGATACCCGCCAGTTGGATTTGCTGAAACCGATGCTGGAACTGGTGACGGAACTCGATCCGCGCCACGTGGCGGCGTATCGCTTCGGCGGATTCTTTTTGCTGGCCGACGATCAGACAGCAGCGATCAATTTCCTTCAGCAAGGCATCCGCAACAATCCGAACGAATGGCGGCTGTATCAGGATTTGGGCTTCGCGCTGTGGCGGCTGGGCAAATTCCGCGAAGCGGCAGAAGCGTATTCCAACGGCGCTCGATTGCACGGCGCTCCACAGTGGATGCAACCGATGGCCGCGACCATGCTGGCCAAAGGTGGCGACCACGAAACCGCGCGACAGTTATTCCAGCGATTGTACGAAGAAACAAACGATGGATTCGTCCGCCAGGTTTGCGAAGAACAATTGCAGCTCCTGAACAATCCGCAATCCACAATCCGCAATCCGTAATCGGAACCATGACCGTCATTGAAACCGAAAATCTGACCCAGGATTTCCTGACTGGCTTCTGGCGCAAACGTGCGGTGCGTGCGCTGGACGGGTTGAGCCTGCAAGTCGAATCGGGTGAAGTGTTCGGGCTGCTCGGCCCAAACGGCGCAGGCAAAACGACAACGTTCAAGATTTTGATGGGATTGATTCGTCCCGCCTGCGGCAAAGCACGAATTTTGGGCGTGACTGTGGATGAGGTGAAGGTGCGACGTCGAATCGGATATTTGCCCGAACAACCGTATTTTTACGATTACCTGACGGCGCGCGAGTTTGTGGAATACTGCGGCGCGCTTTGCGATTTGCCCAAAGCCGAAACCAGCCAGCGAACAGAAGAATTGCTCAGCCAGGTTGGCCTGACCGATTCCGCCGACAAACAACTCCGCACGTTTTCCAAAGGCATGTTGCAACGCATCGGTTTGGCCCAAGCCCTCATCAACGATCCCGAAGTGTTGTTTCTGGATGAACCGATGTCGGGGCTGGATCCGCTGGGACGCCACGATGTGCGCGATCTGATTCTCAGTTTGCGCGCCAAAGGCAAAACCATCTTTTTCTCTTCCCACATCCTGACCGACGTCGAAGCCATGTGCGACCGCGTCGCCATTTTGAACAAAGGCCGCCTGGTCGAATCCGGCAAACTGTCGGAAATCCTGAAAACGCGCAGCAATGAAATCGAAGTGGTCGTCAGCGGCGTCGGCGAAAATGCTCTGACAGAATTTCAATGCTTTGCCGCCGCTGTTTCCGCTACGCCCGAAGTCGCGCGCATTCGGTTAAAGGATGATCGTGATTTGGAACGATTGCTGGCGCTGGCGCATCAAGCCGGTGGCCGAATTGTTTCGGTCAACCCCGTGCGCGAATCGCTGGAAGATTTGTTTGTGCGAGAAGTTACCCGATAAAGCCAATTCGCCAAAGCCCGCCGCCAACGACTATAATCGCTACCTTATTCCGAAGTCTCAAACACCATCGGATTCAAATGCTGAAAAGAGTAATCGTGTTTTTATTCCTGGTTTGCAGTTGCCAATCGTTGGCGCTTGGCCAATCGCCCGAACTCAATCAACTGATTGATGGATTGCAGGCGAAGTACAACAAACTGTCTTCGCTGGCCGCTGACTTCACGCAGATTTACAACTCTGGCGGCCAGACGCGGCGCGAAAGCGGGCACGTCGTGCTGAAAAAACCCGGCAAGATGCGCTGGGATTACACCTCGCCGGAAACGAAATTGTTCATCTCTGACGGCAAAACGCTGTACGAATACGTTCCGGCGGAAAAATACGCTTCACGCAGTTCGATCAAAGAATCCGGCGATATGCGCGCGCCGTTCGCCTTTTTGCTGGGCCGGGGCAATTTGCGCCGCGATTTCAAAACCATCGAATTTGCCAAAGAAGCTCCGGCGCGCGCGGGCAACAAAGTCTTGCGCATGGTTCCCAAACGAGCGGCGGATTTCCGCGAACTGCTGGTCGAAATCGAACCGGCGAGTTTAAAAATCGCGCGGTTAACATTGATTGAAAATGGCGGCTCGCGCTCGGACTTTCTATTTTCCAACATGCAGGAAAATCCACCTGTCAGCGCTCTGCAATTCATTTTCAAGGCTCCTGCTGGCGTCGAAGTCAGGAACAACTGATGTTTTTTACCGACTCCCATTTACCGATTTTCGACTACTGTTTTGAATGACTAAATTTCACATTTTTTCTGACTTTGACGGCACGATCACTGAAAAAGACACGCTGGTTTTTCTGGCAACCAATCTGGGCGGAGGCGAAAAAATGGTGCAAACCATTGGTCGCTTGATTCGTTCCGGCGAACTGAGCTTGAGCGAGGGCATTGCCGCCGAAATGCGCAGCATCCGGCGCCCATTTGCCGACGCTGAAAAATTATTGCGCGAACAGGTGCGGATTGATCCGGGCTTTGTCCCTTTTGCAGCGTGGTGTGAATCAAAAGCGATTCCGCTGACCATTTTGAGCGCGGGCTTTCACCAACTGATTGATCTGTTCATTCAGCGCGAGGCGTTTCCGCATCTGGAAGTGCTGGCCAATACCTTGAAACCGAATGAACAAATCGGCTGGCAATGCGTGTTTCGCGACAAAAGCGGTTGGGGGCACGACAAAGCCGTGGCGATCAAAGCCGCAAAACAACGCGGCGAACACACGATTTTCATCGGCGACGGATTGTCCGACCGCGGAGCCGCCGATGTCGCCGACGAAGTGTTCGCCAAACATTCGCTGGTCGAACATTGCCGCCAGCGCAAAATCAACTTTCACGAATTTCAAACCTTCGAGGATGTTTTGAAGCAATTGCAGGAAAAATTGTAGAGCAAGCTGCCCAGCTTGCCTGGTTTTCCGGCAGAGGGCGTTTACTGAAGAAGCAGACCAACTGACAGTTTGTCCAACACTGAGTTATGAGCACCCTGATTCTGAGTCAACAAAGCGAAGAGCACGAATTACAACGCCGCCGCGAAGAGTTGGCGCAGT includes these proteins:
- a CDS encoding right-handed parallel beta-helix repeat-containing protein, whose translation is MFKAKFVFNTTLVFIAMISFVILAQAQSQAFVSAKNGNDANPCTVAAPCRTFNQALNAIAAGGEVVAIDSGDYQPFTVAKTATVSAAPGVSAGVVGTVSVALASTDKAVLRGLTVRGNGVASMGIYFSTPGTLYIEDCTVEGFANIGILETHSVTLGVQQLFVKNTAVRRNHSEGLLVEVGSAARSGIAKVAVENCRFEDNDRGLVIGQYSRGTVSNSVSTFNVRSGFEAVVNGTLNLDSCLSTHNNEGVTSVSTAVVRVSNCTLTDNEIGVNVEGGGIFTRKNNTVEGNTNNGAFSGVVSAK
- a CDS encoding pseudouridine-5'-phosphate glycosidase, which produces MKLQSIFPNPQFAINTVALESTVIAHGLPAPHNLETARACETAVRETGAQAATIGIIAGEPIIGLTEEQIQAIASREDVAKVNLANLGAVIAQRRWGATTVASSLYFAAISGIRVFATGGIGGVHRGASDSFDISADLNALSRFPVVTICAGAKAILDLPKTLEVLETLGVPIVGYQTDELPAFYSRSSGLKLDLRADSPEEVASIAGSHWRLGFPTSILVVAPVPIEDEVPAAEIRGEIEDALATAAEAGVTGKAVTPFLLSRIAANTEGRALKANKALLKNNAYIAGQIARAFTNQESK
- a CDS encoding DinB family protein → MNLTDIRQLFDYTDYANHLVLDAAEKLTDDQLRQDVKISHGSIFGTLAHMAGAEWVWLSRWQGVSPSEIWNDKSFADLAALRARWERIESERRALLETLTMDALHAELSYRNVKGDPFTLPLIAQMQHVVNHATLHRGQVVGMIRQLGIAPPAVDLLYYLLAKH
- a CDS encoding alpha/beta fold hydrolase; amino-acid sequence: MPKEVRYVYEFGPFRLDPAERLLARGDQLLSLTPKALDTLIALVEHSRHIVTKEELMNRVWPDIYVEETNLAQHISMLRKILGEREDGGQYIETVPKRGYRFVIPVKKIKVLPTEASLATRIHSADKAEREQIHQTNGGIAPPKSRSSAPKSIQRDNIAPGTKFGRYEILSLIGAGGMGEVYLARDTLLERKVALKLLAERFTENTDWLRRFMREAKAASSLNHPNIITIHEVGEVDGIHYIATEYIEGKTLRHKLAAGRLKLPMALNVATQLANALAAAHTAGIIHRDVKPENVMLRPDGYIKLLDFGLAKPIQSSPLKAESTNAAQLNTDPGIVMGTVNYMSPEQARGYSVDTRSDVFSLGVVLYEMLSGRAPFEGSTSSDVIVAILDREPARLSQSLDLPAELERIVNKALRKDRDERYQTIKDFHLDLKSLLQELEMRLRMGNSWPLDDVKEKSSEEVRVPAHTEVVGVTTAGGRKHITESEAEIEIPEVHYTRSGEVNIAYQVIGDAPLDLVFVMGWISHLEYFWTEPSFAQFLRRLAAFSRVILFDKRGTGLSDRVPLDQLPTLEQRMDDVRAVMEAVGSERAVLCGISEGGPMCSLFAATYPEKTIAMVMIGCYARRLKGEGYPWGPTEAEQEEFFEVMRRHWGGPVGLERRAPSVAHDPAFRDWWAAYLRRGASPGAALTLTKMNSQIDIRHVLPTVRVPTLVIHRTGDQLFDIAEGRYLAENIPGAKFVELPGVDHLPFVGDQEAILDEIQEFLTGVRHSAEIDRVLATVLVAQVVEGGATDQQWEDLLSRHNSFVKKEVEMFKGRAVEINDNYLLATFDGPARAIRAAVAIRASAMRLGLKLQTGLHTGECDMLDDQVSGLAVEIAKDIALHAKLGEVLASSTVKDLVAGSGIQFTERGAQKLKDNLGEWRLFAVERGA
- a CDS encoding glucose-1-phosphate adenylyltransferase — translated: MGKQVLSIILGGGAGSRLYPLTQQRSKPAVPLGGKYRLIDITVSNCINSGLHYIYVLTQFNSASLNRHIARTYRFSRFSDGFVEILAAEQTPENKNWFQGTADAVRQVLMHIEDFDPAEVLILSGDHLYQMDYSKFLAHHRATNADVTLSVVPTDHSRASGFGLLKTDDMGKILEFREKPPADQLESMRVDTSKLGLSKEEAEARPFIASMGVYVFKYSALREMLKGTSYTDFGHEIIPAAIGKYNVQAYLFTGYWEDIGTIRSFYNANLDMASVVPKFNLFDADAPIFTRPRYLPSTKVQGSCSITNSLITEGCILNSVSISRSVLGVRSRIEGGSVVENTLMMGADYYQTLAELANDRKDGLPWMGIGENTIIRNAIIDKNVRIGSNVRILNEAALQEHDGGNYFIREGIIVIPKNAIVTDGTII
- a CDS encoding 1-acyl-sn-glycerol-3-phosphate acyltransferase, with the protein product MLRYYWTLTVVVLLLLFLGVPVVFLGYVLRRMFGVEDFVHPFARFGCKVWIWSFGARVHVSGREHLDPKQAYVFAANHQSNLDPPLLFAYLGPITGAIAKKELTKFPVIKQGFPLAHVVPIDRSNRESAIESTRRGAAELKRGYSLMAFPEGTRTVDGRVKEFKKGVFFMALEAGVPVVPVVINDTRLVARKGTTVVIPGDVYLEILPPVSTAAYTEDNIEQLIETVRSQIVPRVRAD